The Armatimonadota bacterium genome contains a region encoding:
- a CDS encoding TAXI family TRAP transporter solute-binding subunit, with translation MQTVRRAAGIILMLTLALALLVGPLGSALAAPQVRLSIATGGTGGVYFPLGGGLARLISRHIPNVEATAEVTSASVDNMRLIAAKRADLAFTLADTAVDAIKGEGPFRGAPVPAVTLTPLYNNFNHLVTVEGTGIATVADLRGKRVSVGSPGSGTEVTALRILEAAGLHPDRDIRREGLGVAQSVDALRDRKIDAFFWSGGLPTPAVLDLATTPGTRIKLVPLDSVLPTLQRRYGNLYFRVSIPNGVYPGMTATVPTIGVANLLVVHRDFNADLAYQITKLIFERRAELAQVHSEAQNITLVGIAGRSPLPFHPGAVRYFRERGVEGF, from the coding sequence ATGCAGACCGTGCGACGTGCAGCGGGGATCATCCTCATGCTCACCCTGGCCCTGGCGCTGCTGGTGGGCCCGCTGGGGTCCGCGCTGGCCGCGCCCCAGGTCCGGCTCTCCATCGCCACCGGCGGCACCGGGGGAGTCTACTTCCCGCTGGGAGGCGGCCTGGCCCGGCTGATCTCCCGCCACATCCCCAACGTCGAGGCCACCGCCGAGGTGACTTCCGCGTCGGTGGACAACATGCGCCTCATCGCCGCGAAGCGCGCCGACCTGGCCTTCACCCTGGCTGACACCGCCGTCGACGCCATCAAGGGGGAGGGGCCCTTCCGCGGCGCCCCCGTGCCCGCCGTCACGCTGACGCCGCTGTACAACAACTTCAACCACCTGGTGACGGTGGAAGGCACCGGTATTGCCACGGTGGCCGACCTGCGGGGCAAGCGCGTCTCGGTGGGGTCGCCGGGCAGCGGCACCGAGGTGACGGCGCTGCGTATCCTCGAGGCCGCCGGTCTCCACCCCGACCGGGACATCCGACGGGAAGGACTGGGGGTGGCCCAGTCGGTGGACGCGCTGCGCGACAGGAAGATCGACGCCTTCTTCTGGAGCGGCGGGCTGCCCACCCCGGCGGTCCTCGACCTGGCCACCACGCCGGGCACGCGCATCAAGCTCGTGCCCCTCGACTCGGTGCTGCCGACCCTCCAGCGGCGCTACGGCAACCTCTACTTCCGCGTGAGCATCCCCAACGGCGTCTACCCCGGCATGACCGCCACCGTGCCGACCATCGGGGTGGCCAACCTGCTGGTGGTGCACCGCGACTTCAACGCCGACCTGGCCTACCAGATCACGAAGCTCATCTTCGAGCGGCGGGCTGAGCTGGCGCAGGTGCACTCCGAGGCGCAGAACATCACGCTGGTCGGCATCGCCGGCCGCTCACCGCTCCCCTTCCACCCCGGCGCGGTGCGGTACTTCCGGGAGCGCGGCGTGGAGGGCTTCTAG
- a CDS encoding methyltransferase domain-containing protein, translating into MSSSPRRRLAEHFGRQARAYAQSATFARGDDLAVLVRLLDPHPEMLALDEATGAGFTAAAVAPLVRAVVALDIAPEMLARTRELAAERRLDNVLPILADVEALPFADGSFDAVTCRIAPHHFLDVPRALREVARVLRPGGRFVVVDNLAPSEPALDRFINTLDALRDPTHVRAYTVEEWMDLLPGAGLRPTAWEVRRKRQPVEEWLARAGADLETAAAVRERLLRAPEAARTAFAIEVADGAPVVFTVETLVARAERT; encoded by the coding sequence GTGTCCTCCTCGCCGCGCCGCCGCCTCGCCGAGCACTTCGGGCGGCAGGCCCGCGCCTACGCGCAGAGCGCCACCTTCGCCCGGGGCGACGACCTGGCCGTCCTCGTGCGCCTGCTGGACCCGCACCCGGAGATGCTCGCCCTCGACGAGGCCACCGGGGCCGGGTTCACCGCCGCCGCCGTGGCACCGCTGGTGCGGGCGGTGGTGGCGCTGGACATCGCCCCGGAGATGCTCGCCCGCACCCGCGAGCTGGCGGCGGAACGGCGACTGGACAACGTCCTCCCCATCCTGGCCGACGTCGAGGCCCTGCCCTTCGCCGACGGGAGCTTCGATGCGGTCACCTGTCGCATCGCCCCCCACCACTTCCTCGACGTGCCGCGGGCGCTGCGGGAGGTGGCCCGCGTGCTGCGGCCGGGCGGGCGCTTCGTGGTCGTGGACAACCTGGCGCCCTCCGAGCCGGCCCTCGACCGCTTCATCAACACCCTGGACGCCCTGCGCGACCCCACCCACGTGCGCGCCTACACGGTGGAGGAGTGGATGGACCTGCTGCCCGGCGCGGGCCTGCGGCCGACGGCGTGGGAGGTCCGCCGCAAGCGCCAGCCGGTGGAGGAATGGCTGGCCCGCGCCGGGGCCGACCTGGAAACCGCCGCGGCGGTGCGCGAGCGGCTGCTCCGGGCCCCCGAGGCGGCGCGCACAGCCTTCGCCATCGAGGTGGCGGACGGTGCGCCGGTGGTCTTCACCGTCGAGACCCTGGTCGCGCGGGCCGAGCGGACCTAG
- a CDS encoding tudor domain-containing protein, whose protein sequence is MRKPKVGDRVWWKQAQQAQSGVVIAVRRDGTTTVRHDDGREVEVGLDRIYRRERVKA, encoded by the coding sequence GTGAGGAAACCCAAGGTCGGCGATCGCGTCTGGTGGAAGCAGGCCCAGCAGGCCCAGTCGGGCGTGGTCATCGCGGTGCGCCGTGACGGGACCACCACGGTCCGGCACGACGACGGGCGCGAGGTCGAAGTCGGGCTCGACCGGATCTACCGGCGCGAGCGCGTCAAGGCATGA
- a CDS encoding acyl-CoA desaturase, with the protein MESPHRTYVRELRKRLPPHVFRPVPARALWILPYALVGAAGTWAIAAWDLPVPARVLLGVTIGMAYASLGFLGHEILHGGVVRRPWVRDLLGAVCLLPSGIGPRLWRRWHNVEHHGHTQIAGRDPDAYSTLEQYHRRPALRLLHRLVPVRSVGFFAMLAVWLSIHSWIILVGALRRERGRERLLLLTQFAGPMAAWTLLGWWLGWDALPYFYVIPLLVGNFVVMAYIATNHLLNPLLEEDDPLAGSLSVTVPRLLDVLHGNFSHHTEHHIFPAMSARYLPEVKRLLRDLWPHRYHEMPLRRALGLLWRTPRLYLDNVRLVDPRSGHVSPVLGHGLRVEEAG; encoded by the coding sequence GTGGAGAGCCCCCATCGCACCTACGTGCGCGAACTGCGCAAGCGGTTGCCGCCGCACGTCTTCCGCCCCGTGCCCGCCCGGGCGCTCTGGATCCTGCCCTATGCCCTGGTCGGGGCCGCAGGGACCTGGGCCATCGCCGCGTGGGACCTGCCGGTGCCGGCCAGGGTCCTCCTGGGTGTGACCATCGGCATGGCCTACGCCTCCCTGGGGTTCCTCGGGCACGAGATCCTCCACGGCGGCGTGGTCCGGCGCCCCTGGGTCCGCGACCTGCTGGGGGCGGTCTGCCTCCTCCCCAGCGGCATCGGACCGCGGCTGTGGCGGCGCTGGCACAACGTCGAGCACCACGGCCACACCCAGATCGCCGGACGCGACCCCGACGCCTACAGCACCCTGGAGCAGTACCACCGGCGCCCCGCCCTGCGCCTGCTCCACCGGCTGGTCCCGGTGAGGAGCGTCGGGTTCTTCGCCATGCTCGCGGTCTGGCTAAGCATCCACTCCTGGATCATCTTGGTGGGAGCGCTGCGCCGGGAGCGTGGGCGCGAACGCCTCTTGCTGTTGACCCAGTTCGCCGGCCCCATGGCGGCCTGGACGCTCCTGGGATGGTGGCTGGGGTGGGACGCCCTCCCGTACTTCTACGTGATCCCGCTGCTGGTGGGGAACTTCGTGGTGATGGCCTACATCGCCACGAACCACCTGCTGAACCCGCTGCTGGAAGAGGACGACCCCCTCGCCGGGTCGCTGAGCGTGACCGTGCCCCGTCTGCTGGACGTCCTGCACGGAAACTTCAGCCACCACACGGAGCACCACATCTTCCCGGCCATGAGCGCGCGCTACCTCCCCGAGGTGAAACGCCTGCTGCGGGACCTCTGGCCGCACCGCTACCACGAGATGCCGCTGCGGCGGGCGCTGGGGCTGCTCTGGCGGACGCCCCGGCTCTACCTGGACAACGTGCGGCTGGTCGACCCCCGCTCCGGGCACGTCTCGCCCGTCCTGGGACACGGATTGCGGGTGGAAGAAGCCGGTTAG
- a CDS encoding metalloregulator ArsR/SmtB family transcription factor yields the protein MAVRAALRREGTCETYHVDEAKVRKVRRQLQDEGRFEAVARMFQVLADPTRAKLLFALAQEELCVCDLASIVARSRPAVSHQLRLLRDLKLVKYRRQGQMAYYALADEHVRHLIQEGLDHAAGS from the coding sequence ATGGCCGTCAGGGCAGCGTTGCGCCGGGAAGGCACCTGCGAGACCTACCACGTCGACGAAGCGAAAGTCCGGAAGGTCCGCCGCCAGCTCCAGGATGAGGGTCGCTTCGAGGCGGTCGCCCGGATGTTCCAGGTCCTCGCCGATCCCACGCGCGCCAAGTTGCTCTTTGCCCTCGCCCAAGAGGAGTTGTGCGTCTGCGACCTGGCCAGCATCGTGGCGCGGAGCCGCCCCGCCGTCTCCCACCAGCTCCGTCTCCTCAGGGACCTGAAGCTGGTCAAATACCGTCGGCAGGGCCAGATGGCCTACTACGCGCTGGCCGACGAGCACGTCCGGCACCTCATCCAGGAAGGGCTCGACCACGCCGCGGGCTCCTGA
- a CDS encoding cation-translocating P-type ATPase, whose translation MSQASGEAEVSAYGGAWWRFPAMRDALAGGALIALTLALSHLLGFGRLEPFGYAAAAVLGGRHFVREGWRGLWSERQVGVEILMSAAAVGAALLGLWDEAAVLVFLYATAEALEEYAYARTRYAIRGLLDLAPREARLLRDGREVTVPATQLRPGDRFVVRPGEAIATDGVILEGTSTVDESPVTGESMPVDKVPGTQVFAGSLNTQGALVVEATASCEDNTLSKIIHLVEEAHEQKGRLQRFIERFSRWYSPTVLVAALLFLVVPPLFGQPVMPWALRAMVLLVAAAPCALVMSTPVAVAAGIGIAGRNGVLIKGGLHLENLGRVRVVAFDKTGTLTTGRPEVTDIVPLDRISPATLLGLAAAVERFSEHPLGEAIARRADQEGAPRVPVAACRALPGLGIEAEVDGQRVVVGSPAWLRQRGIILEAAQPAIEALHRQGKTVVGVARNGTLLGLLAMRDQLRPVARPTVARLHRLGVKVAMLTGDHADTAAAIARELGIDHVHAELRPEDKVRYIRELEAREGAVAMVGDGINDAPALAAATVGIAMGAAGTDAAIEAADVALMADDLPKVVYAIRLGRAARAISRQNIVFSLLVLSLLIPGAIGGIVTVVLAVVVHEVSELLAVANGLRVARFRPTEA comes from the coding sequence ATGAGCCAGGCGAGCGGCGAGGCAGAAGTCAGCGCCTACGGTGGGGCCTGGTGGCGGTTCCCCGCCATGCGCGATGCGCTGGCGGGCGGAGCGCTCATCGCCCTGACCTTGGCCCTCTCCCACCTGCTGGGCTTCGGGCGTCTGGAGCCGTTCGGCTACGCCGCGGCCGCGGTCCTGGGAGGGCGCCACTTCGTGAGGGAAGGGTGGCGCGGGCTGTGGAGCGAGCGCCAGGTGGGCGTCGAGATCTTGATGAGCGCGGCCGCCGTGGGGGCCGCCCTCCTGGGCCTGTGGGACGAGGCCGCCGTCCTGGTCTTCCTCTACGCCACGGCGGAGGCGCTGGAGGAGTACGCATACGCTCGGACGCGGTACGCCATCCGGGGGCTGCTGGATCTGGCGCCCAGGGAGGCGCGCCTCCTGCGAGACGGTCGGGAGGTGACGGTCCCGGCGACGCAGCTCCGGCCGGGGGATCGGTTTGTGGTTCGCCCGGGGGAGGCCATCGCCACCGATGGGGTGATCCTGGAAGGGACCTCCACGGTGGACGAGTCCCCCGTTACCGGCGAGTCGATGCCGGTGGACAAAGTCCCCGGCACGCAGGTCTTCGCCGGCAGCCTGAACACACAGGGCGCGCTGGTCGTGGAAGCCACCGCCTCCTGCGAGGACAATACCCTCTCGAAGATCATCCACCTCGTGGAAGAGGCGCACGAGCAAAAAGGGCGCCTGCAGCGCTTCATCGAGCGCTTCAGCCGGTGGTATTCCCCGACGGTGCTCGTCGCAGCCCTCCTCTTCCTGGTCGTCCCACCGCTCTTCGGCCAGCCGGTCATGCCCTGGGCGCTGCGGGCCATGGTGCTGCTGGTGGCGGCGGCTCCCTGTGCGCTCGTCATGTCCACGCCGGTCGCCGTCGCGGCGGGCATCGGCATCGCCGGGCGGAACGGCGTCCTGATCAAGGGCGGGCTTCACCTGGAGAACCTCGGCCGGGTTCGGGTCGTCGCTTTCGACAAGACGGGCACGCTCACGACAGGGAGGCCGGAGGTTACGGACATCGTGCCGCTCGACCGGATCAGCCCGGCAACCCTGCTGGGTCTGGCCGCGGCGGTCGAGCGCTTCTCGGAGCATCCGCTGGGGGAGGCCATCGCCAGGCGAGCGGACCAGGAAGGCGCACCGCGCGTGCCGGTGGCGGCGTGCCGGGCGCTGCCTGGCCTGGGCATCGAGGCCGAGGTCGACGGCCAGCGGGTCGTCGTGGGCAGCCCCGCCTGGCTCCGGCAACGCGGCATCATCCTGGAGGCCGCGCAGCCCGCCATTGAGGCGCTCCACCGCCAGGGCAAGACCGTCGTCGGCGTTGCCCGGAACGGCACGCTCCTGGGCCTGTTGGCGATGCGCGACCAGCTTCGCCCGGTCGCCCGGCCGACGGTCGCTCGCCTCCACCGTCTGGGCGTGAAGGTGGCCATGCTGACCGGCGACCATGCGGACACGGCGGCCGCCATCGCCCGGGAGTTGGGCATCGACCACGTCCACGCCGAGTTGCGGCCCGAGGACAAGGTCCGGTACATCAGGGAGCTCGAGGCGCGCGAGGGCGCGGTGGCCATGGTCGGTGACGGGATCAACGACGCTCCGGCGCTGGCAGCCGCCACCGTCGGTATCGCCATGGGCGCCGCGGGGACCGATGCGGCCATCGAGGCGGCTGATGTCGCCTTGATGGCGGACGACCTGCCGAAGGTCGTCTACGCCATCCGCCTGGGTCGGGCGGCCCGCGCCATCAGCCGTCAGAACATAGTCTTCTCGCTCCTCGTCCTGAGCCTCCTCATCCCCGGCGCCATCGGTGGCATCGTCACGGTGGTCCTCGCTGTGGTCGTCCATGAAGTGAGCGAACTGCTCGCGGTGGCCAACGGGCTGCGGGTGGCCAGATTCCGACCCACCGAGGCCTAG
- a CDS encoding uroporphyrinogen decarboxylase family protein produces MTRRERLLAALRGDPVDRPPVALWRHFPREDSRAESLARAHVAFFRAWEWDFLKVTPASGYYGDDWGLRAGYRPNREGVRHYTDRPIKKAADWGRLRPLDVSAGAYGRELHALRLIRQELRDEVILATVFSPLTVARTLAGDQALVRYLREEPEALHAGLAVITDVTRRFAQEALTAGADGIFFATQCATTDYLTLDEYEEFGRPYDLQVLDGADAAEVRLLHLHGPQVMFDLAAEYPVDALNWHDRRAGPTLAEARARFSGCLAGGVDELGTLAQGTPEACAAEVRDALAQTQGRRHVVAPGCTILIDTPEANLRAVRAAVEPS; encoded by the coding sequence GTGACGCGGCGCGAGCGGCTGCTGGCGGCGCTGCGCGGCGACCCGGTGGACCGTCCCCCGGTGGCCCTGTGGCGCCACTTCCCCCGGGAGGACAGCCGCGCCGAGAGCCTGGCCCGCGCCCACGTCGCTTTCTTCCGCGCCTGGGAGTGGGACTTCCTCAAGGTGACGCCGGCCAGCGGCTACTACGGCGACGACTGGGGCCTGCGCGCCGGTTACCGGCCGAACCGCGAGGGGGTGCGCCACTACACCGACCGTCCCATCAAGAAGGCGGCCGACTGGGGGCGCCTGCGGCCCCTGGACGTCTCCGCCGGCGCCTACGGCCGCGAGCTGCACGCCCTCCGCCTGATCCGCCAGGAGCTGCGCGACGAGGTGATCCTGGCCACGGTCTTCAGCCCGCTCACCGTGGCCCGCACCCTGGCCGGCGACCAGGCGCTGGTCCGCTACCTGCGGGAGGAGCCCGAGGCGCTGCACGCGGGGCTGGCGGTCATCACCGACGTTACCCGGCGGTTCGCCCAGGAGGCGCTCACCGCCGGCGCCGACGGGATCTTCTTCGCCACCCAGTGCGCCACGACCGACTACCTGACCCTGGACGAGTATGAGGAGTTCGGCCGCCCCTACGACCTGCAGGTCCTGGACGGCGCCGACGCCGCCGAGGTGCGCCTCCTCCACCTGCACGGCCCGCAGGTGATGTTCGACCTGGCCGCCGAGTACCCCGTGGACGCCCTCAACTGGCACGACCGACGTGCCGGCCCCACGCTGGCCGAGGCCCGCGCCCGCTTCTCCGGCTGTCTCGCCGGCGGCGTGGACGAGCTGGGCACGCTGGCCCAGGGCACGCCGGAGGCGTGCGCGGCCGAGGTCCGGGACGCGCTGGCGCAGACCCAGGGGCGCCGTCACGTCGTCGCCCCCGGCTGCACGATCCTCATCGACACGCCGGAGGCGAACCTGCGGGCGGTGCGGGCGGCGGTGGAGCCCTCCTAG
- a CDS encoding DUF1028 domain-containing protein, whose translation MEDRAAPEQQPDGARRARDVRPARTMRRAVATFSIVALDPRTGEVGVAVASKFLAVGAAVPWARAGVGAVATQAWANLSYGPDGLRLLEQGLAADEVVARLVDADEQREHRQLGVVDARGRAAAWTGRECLEWAGHRTGEGFTCQGNILAGPEVVAAMAETFARTDGALPERLVAALAAGEAAGGDRRGRQSAALYVAKERGAYGGVLDRYVDLRVDDSERPVDELRRLLELHRFYFPPGVPDVVRLTEPTVREIQEALRRRGFYEGEVTGRYDARTKDAFRRWVGVENLEERWREDDIVDRLVLLHLRRQARTTP comes from the coding sequence ATGGAGGACCGGGCAGCTCCCGAGCAGCAGCCAGACGGCGCGCGCCGGGCCAGGGACGTTCGCCCGGCCCGGACCATGCGCCGGGCCGTCGCCACCTTCTCCATCGTTGCCCTGGACCCGCGCACAGGCGAGGTGGGGGTGGCCGTGGCCAGCAAGTTCCTGGCCGTGGGCGCGGCGGTGCCCTGGGCCCGCGCCGGGGTGGGCGCGGTGGCCACGCAGGCGTGGGCCAACCTGAGCTACGGGCCCGACGGGCTGCGCCTGCTGGAGCAGGGCCTGGCGGCTGACGAGGTGGTGGCCCGGCTCGTCGACGCGGACGAGCAGCGTGAGCACCGCCAGCTCGGCGTGGTGGACGCGCGCGGCCGGGCGGCGGCATGGACCGGGCGCGAGTGCCTGGAGTGGGCCGGCCACCGCACCGGCGAGGGCTTCACCTGCCAGGGCAACATCCTGGCCGGACCGGAGGTGGTGGCGGCCATGGCCGAGACCTTCGCGCGGACCGACGGCGCCCTCCCGGAGCGGCTGGTGGCGGCGCTGGCCGCGGGGGAGGCCGCCGGCGGGGACCGGCGCGGCCGGCAGTCCGCCGCCCTCTACGTGGCGAAGGAGCGCGGCGCCTACGGCGGGGTGCTCGACCGCTACGTCGACCTGCGCGTGGACGACAGCGAGCGCCCCGTCGACGAGCTGCGCCGGCTGCTGGAGCTGCACCGCTTCTACTTCCCCCCGGGCGTGCCCGACGTCGTGCGCCTGACCGAGCCGACGGTGCGCGAGATCCAGGAGGCGCTGCGGCGGCGCGGGTTCTACGAGGGCGAGGTCACCGGCCGCTACGACGCGCGCACCAAGGACGCCTTCCGCCGCTGGGTCGGGGTGGAGAACCTGGAGGAGCGCTGGCGCGAGGACGACATCGTCGACCGCCTGGTGCTCCTCCACCTGCGGCGCCAGGCCCGGACCACGCCGTGA
- a CDS encoding Xaa-Pro peptidase family protein, with amino-acid sequence MTDRLETVYRSVRDAGLQALIVSTPANTYYLTGFRAVTYSRPVVVVLTASPVLVIPELEAAHAQARSRVRDIRTYADTGLGGLAGKHPVHLALDLTIEVLRSQEVRGPVGFEAGGLTFEGYAYLREHAPWELQPTRRLVEAPRMVKDAGELELIRRGCLLAEHGMAVEVDASQVGAAEVAIMAEGNAAMLREAARRFSDDEVAASSRPVSGEKTVLPHSIPSGRQLRSGDVVIHGTGCTVNGYYSEDERTIFVEKATAEQRGLFEVMVRAQQAALAAIRPGVPCREVDRAARAVIEEAGFGAFFIHRTGHGIGIDYHELPFFAPGDETVLQPGMVLSVEPGIYVPGVGGFRHSDTIVVTEDGCEVLTHYPKDLDSLIVG; translated from the coding sequence ATGACGGACCGCCTCGAGACCGTCTACCGTTCGGTGCGCGACGCCGGGCTGCAGGCCCTCATCGTCTCCACCCCGGCCAACACCTACTACCTGACGGGCTTCCGGGCGGTCACCTACTCCCGGCCGGTGGTGGTGGTCCTCACCGCCTCCCCGGTGCTGGTCATCCCGGAACTGGAGGCCGCCCACGCCCAGGCCCGTTCCCGGGTGCGCGATATCCGCACCTACGCCGACACCGGCCTCGGCGGGCTGGCCGGCAAACACCCGGTCCACCTCGCCCTCGACCTCACGATCGAGGTCCTGCGCAGCCAGGAAGTGCGGGGGCCCGTCGGCTTCGAGGCCGGCGGGCTGACCTTCGAGGGGTATGCCTACCTGCGCGAGCACGCCCCCTGGGAGCTGCAGCCCACCCGGCGGCTGGTGGAGGCGCCGCGCATGGTCAAGGACGCGGGGGAGCTGGAGCTGATCCGCCGCGGCTGCCTGCTGGCCGAGCACGGCATGGCCGTGGAGGTGGACGCGAGCCAGGTAGGGGCGGCGGAGGTGGCCATCATGGCGGAGGGCAACGCGGCGATGCTGCGCGAGGCCGCCCGCCGCTTCTCCGACGACGAGGTCGCTGCCAGCTCCCGGCCGGTCTCCGGCGAGAAGACGGTGCTGCCCCACTCCATCCCCTCGGGGCGTCAGCTGCGCTCCGGGGACGTGGTCATCCACGGCACGGGCTGCACCGTGAACGGCTACTACAGCGAGGACGAGCGGACCATCTTCGTGGAGAAGGCCACGGCGGAGCAGCGCGGGCTCTTCGAGGTGATGGTGCGCGCCCAGCAGGCGGCCCTGGCGGCCATCCGGCCGGGCGTCCCCTGTCGGGAGGTGGACCGGGCGGCGCGCGCCGTCATCGAGGAAGCGGGCTTCGGGGCGTTCTTCATCCACCGCACCGGGCACGGGATCGGCATCGACTACCACGAGCTGCCCTTCTTCGCCCCCGGGGACGAGACCGTGCTGCAGCCGGGCATGGTCCTGTCGGTCGAGCCCGGCATCTACGTGCCGGGTGTGGGCGGGTTCCGCCACTCCGACACCATCGTGGTCACCGAGGACGGGTGCGAGGTCCTCACCCACTACCCCAAGGACCTCGATTCGCTGATCGTGGGCTGA
- a CDS encoding GNAT family N-acetyltransferase, whose product MAATVEIDRARPADLPTLLELWGDLAAFHAGLDPAFAPAPHWRSAYEAYLLDLMHRDDARVLVARVAGTVVAFAVGRLTTLPPFFADRRRGYIQDVVTHPRYRRRGIATRLVEHLLAWMAEEGIATVELTVAVGNPEAMRFWERLGFRVYMHQARRQLHAPAPPAPSGRRGGKTR is encoded by the coding sequence ATGGCCGCGACCGTGGAGATCGACCGCGCCCGCCCTGCCGACCTCCCCACCCTCCTCGAGCTGTGGGGCGACCTGGCGGCCTTCCACGCCGGGCTGGACCCCGCCTTCGCGCCCGCCCCGCACTGGCGGAGCGCCTACGAAGCCTACCTGCTCGACCTGATGCACCGCGACGACGCCCGCGTCCTGGTGGCCCGCGTGGCCGGGACGGTGGTGGCCTTTGCCGTCGGCCGCCTCACCACCCTCCCGCCCTTCTTCGCCGACCGGCGCCGCGGGTACATCCAGGACGTGGTGACCCACCCGCGCTACCGGCGCCGCGGCATCGCCACCCGCCTGGTCGAGCACCTCCTGGCCTGGATGGCGGAAGAGGGCATCGCCACGGTCGAGCTCACCGTGGCCGTCGGGAATCCCGAGGCCATGCGCTTCTGGGAGCGGCTCGGCTTCCGGGTCTACATGCACCAGGCGCGCCGGCAGCTTCACGCGCCCGCACCTCCGGCCCCGTCCGGCAGGCGCGGCGGGAAGACGAGATAG
- a CDS encoding DUF1800 domain-containing protein — protein MAEPSLRRFRPTASAPWDEVRAAHLLNRAGFGGPPEEVRRLVALGPDGAVEELLGYERTPEAFPPPDYSELGRLADEAEALRRTGADEAARRALAQRIVRSQREALQATREWWVARMVQTHRPLQEKMVLFWHGLLVSGFPEVRNPVLLYQQNELFRRMALGNFKALILAISRDPAMLTYLDNASNRKGRPNENYARELLELFTMGIGHYTEQDVKEAARAFTGWTFRGTEFVFNRAQHDDGVKTFLGRTGPFDGTDVIDIIFEQPATARFLPRRLFEFFAGYRPPDGLVEELARTFRAVDFEVGPLVRTILRSEAFYAPQALRAQVKSPAQLVIGTARLLGLGSEAARALTLAMDLMGQALLIPPHVGGWPSGEGWITTSTILVRYNFAGLLTNGQMPGVPRRAAGGLRPVEVAGLLDGAETAGEAVAALIRRFLPGAVLDRKRTFALLRALGANRPTDSVRFTLQRVRTALHLILSMPEYQLC, from the coding sequence GTGGCCGAGCCGTCCCTGCGCCGGTTCCGTCCTACCGCCAGTGCCCCCTGGGACGAAGTCCGGGCCGCCCACCTGCTCAACCGGGCCGGCTTCGGCGGGCCGCCGGAGGAGGTGCGCCGCCTGGTCGCCCTCGGCCCGGACGGCGCCGTCGAGGAGCTGCTCGGCTACGAGCGCACCCCCGAGGCGTTCCCACCGCCCGACTACAGCGAGCTCGGCCGCCTGGCCGACGAGGCGGAGGCGCTGCGCCGCACCGGGGCCGACGAGGCCGCCCGCCGCGCCCTGGCCCAGCGCATCGTGCGGTCGCAGCGGGAGGCGTTGCAGGCCACGCGGGAGTGGTGGGTGGCACGCATGGTGCAGACGCACCGGCCGCTCCAGGAGAAGATGGTCCTCTTCTGGCACGGGCTGCTGGTCTCCGGCTTCCCCGAGGTGCGCAACCCCGTCCTGCTCTACCAGCAGAACGAGCTCTTCCGCCGCATGGCCCTGGGCAACTTCAAGGCGCTGATCCTGGCGATCAGCCGCGACCCGGCCATGCTCACCTACCTGGACAACGCCAGCAACCGCAAGGGCCGCCCCAACGAGAACTACGCCCGGGAACTCCTCGAGCTCTTCACCATGGGGATCGGCCACTACACCGAGCAGGACGTCAAGGAGGCCGCCCGCGCCTTCACCGGGTGGACCTTCCGGGGCACCGAGTTCGTCTTCAACCGGGCGCAGCACGACGACGGGGTGAAGACCTTCCTCGGGCGCACCGGGCCTTTCGACGGCACGGACGTCATCGACATCATCTTCGAGCAGCCGGCCACGGCGCGCTTCCTGCCGCGCCGCCTCTTCGAGTTCTTCGCCGGCTACCGCCCGCCCGACGGCCTGGTGGAGGAGCTGGCCCGCACCTTCCGCGCCGTCGACTTCGAGGTGGGGCCGCTCGTGCGGACCATCCTGCGCTCGGAGGCCTTCTACGCCCCGCAGGCCCTGCGAGCCCAGGTGAAGAGCCCGGCGCAGCTCGTCATCGGCACGGCCCGCCTGCTCGGCCTGGGCTCCGAGGCCGCCCGCGCGCTCACGCTGGCGATGGACCTGATGGGCCAGGCGCTGCTGATCCCGCCGCACGTGGGCGGCTGGCCGAGCGGCGAGGGGTGGATCACCACCTCCACCATCCTGGTCCGCTACAACTTCGCGGGGCTGCTCACCAACGGGCAGATGCCGGGCGTCCCCCGCCGGGCGGCCGGAGGGCTGCGCCCCGTGGAGGTGGCCGGGCTCCTGGACGGGGCGGAGACGGCCGGGGAGGCGGTGGCGGCGCTCATCCGCCGGTTCCTGCCGGGCGCGGTCCTCGACCGGAAACGCACCTTCGCCCTGCTGCGGGCCCTCGGGGCGAACCGTCCCACCGACTCTGTCCGGTTCACCCTGCAGCGGGTCCGTACCGCGCTCCACCTGATCCTGAGCATGCCGGAGTACCAGCTCTGCTGA